The genomic window AGTTTTGTTCTGTTTCTGTTGTTGATCGGCCTGAACGGGTGGGAGGTATATGCCCGCCTGATGCGCGGTGCGACCTTGTCGGCGAAGGAACATGGCTATGTCACCGCGGTGCGCGCGCTTGGGGCCTCGCCGATGCGGATTTACTTGCGCCATGTTCTGCCCAATATCCTGAATGTGGCACTGGTGCAGTTCACCGTGAACCTGCCACTGACCGTGCTGCTGGAAACCGCGCTGTCTTTCCTTGGACTTGGGGTGCAGCCGCCCCTGACCAGCCTTGGCCAGATCATGAGCGAGGGGCGCGACCGGCTGATGACCGCCTGGTGGCTGACCCTGTTTCCCGGGGCGATCATTTTCCTTCTGGCGCTGTCGGTCAGCCTGACAGGTGACTGGCTGCGCGACAGGTTGGACCCGACATTGAGGTCAGAAAGATGAACCA from Rhodophyticola sp. CCM32 includes these protein-coding regions:
- a CDS encoding ABC transporter permease encodes the protein MSHSATYRRPPMPWSVRLSLVFIAGFVLFALFGQFLSPHEFRATSMFDRLLPPGSPEYILGTDARGRDVLVRLAVGAQITLVVAIAGTLIGAVLGSLLGILAAARRGPTEAVIVAAIDVQASLPIIVVALFVLAMFDNSFVLFLLLIGLNGWEVYARLMRGATLSAKEHGYVTAVRALGASPMRIYLRHVLPNILNVALVQFTVNLPLTVLLETALSFLGLGVQPPLTSLGQIMSEGRDRLMTAWWLTLFPGAIIFLLALSVSLTGDWLRDRLDPTLRSER